The genomic DNA GTAGAATGTGGTTTTGACAAAAGAGAAGCTCAAAAAGAAGCTCAGCGGTGCCTAAGATGCCAGTTAAGACTTACAATCTCTAAAGCGCCGTTACCACCTGAAAAGAATAATAATAAAAAGTGAGAAACAGATTTTAAAAAAGGAGGTATGATTATGTCAGTAACAGGATATGTAAAAAACGTTCTTGAGACGGTAAAAAAACGTAATCCAGGAGAGTTAGAATTTCATCAAGCAGTAACTGAAGTTTTAGAATCACTTATTCCAGTAGTCGATAAACATCCTGAATTTGAAGATGCAGCACTCCTGGAGAGGATAGTTGAGCCGGAGCGTCAGATCATATTTCGTGTACCCTGGCAGGATGATAAGGGTAAGACCTATGTTAATAGAGCTTTCAGAGTTCAGTTTAATTCTGCTCTAGGGCCGTATAAAGGCGGGATTAGGTTTCATCCTTCAGTCTATATCGGTATTATTAAGTTTTTAGGTTTTGAGCAGGTTTTTAAAAACTCACTCACCGGTCTTATGATGGGCGGAGGAAAAGGCGGCTCAGATTTTGACCCTAAAGGAAAGTCTGACTCTGAAGTGATGAGGTTTTGTCAGAGCTTTATGAGCGAGCTTTCTCGCCATATCGGTGCTGATACTGATATTCCAGCTGGCGATATCGGTGTTGGAGGCAGGGAGATAGGATATATGTTTGGGCAATGGAAGAGGCTTACCGGTCTTTTCAACGGTGTTTTAACAGGTAAGGGTCTTGATTTCGGCGGTTCTTTGGTTAGGACTGAAGCAACAGGATACGGCTGTGTCTATTTTTGCCAAGAGATGCTAAAAGATAGAGGCACATCTTTTGAAGGTAAGACTGTTGTTATATCGGGGTCCGGCAATGTTGCTATCTATGCAGCTGAGAAAGCCCAAGAGTTAGGCGCAAAAGTAGTTGCATTATCTGATTCCAGCGGGTTTATCTATGATAAAGACGGTATTAAGCTTGATACAGTAAAGCAGCTTAAAGAGGTTGAGCGTAAGAGAATCAAAGAGTATCTCAATGAGCATAAGTCGGCAGAGTATCATGAGGGTTGTAGCGGTATCTGGAATATCAAATGCGATGTAGCTCTTCCTTCTGCAACACAGAATGAGCTTGATGAAAAAGCTGCCGAGGTGCTTATTAAGAACGGTTGTATTGCAGTTGCAGAGGGTGCGAATATGCCCTCTGCTCCCGAAGCTATTGAGTTGTTCTTAAAGAATAAAGTCTCTTTCGGTCCCGGTAAAGCAGCTAATGCAGGCGGAGTTGCAACATCAGGGTTAGAGATGGCTCAGAACTCTCAGAGATTAGGCTGGAGCTTTGAGGAGGTAGATAAGAATCTGTATCAGATAATGGTTGATATATACGAATCAGCAAGAGCAGCAGCCGAAGAGCATGGTACGCCTGGGAATCTTGTTAACGGTGCTAATATTGCAGGATTCCTAAAGGTTGCCCGCGCAATGATGGACCAAGGTCTTGTTTAATCAACCAATTATTTAAGGGGAGTAAGATGAAAAGAGATATTATTGAAGAGATGGGGCTCAGTTACGAAGAGTATAAGATGATAAAAAAGGTTATAAAACGAGAGCCAAACTATACGGAGTTAGGAATGTTCTCTGCCATGTGGAGCGAGCATTGTTCATATAAGAATTCCAAGAAGGTGTTTAAATTTATGCCTACTAAAGGAAGGAATGTTCTTCAGGGTCCGGGTGAAAACTCTGGAGTCGTTGATATGGGTGATGAGATTGGTGTAGCTATAAAGATAGAGTCTCATAATCATCCTTCTGCAATTGAACCTTACGAGGCTGCGGCAACAGGAGGAGGAGGGTGTTTAAGAGATGTCTTTACCATGGGAGCAAGGCCGATTGCCTTATTAGGTTCTTTAAGATTGGGTAATTTAGATAAGCCGCGTACAAAATATTTACTTAAGAACATTGCTAAAGGTTTTGTTGATTATGCTAATAAAGTAGATATGCCTGTTGTAGGCGGTGAGATATACTTCGATGAATCTTACGAGGGTAACCCTCTTGTAAATGCTTTTACAGTGGGAGTTGTTAAGCATAAAGATATTGTTACAGCTCGGGCTAAGGGTGTAGGCTCTCTTGTCCTTATTATCGGCCGTGCTACAGGCCGCGACGGAGTCGAAGGTGCAGCTATGGCTTCTGCCGGACTTACTGAGGAGGCAACAAAAAAGAGCAGTGCGGTTGCTATCGGAGACCCTAAGATGGGTAAGGTCCTGCGTGAAGCCTGCCTTGAGCTTATAAGGAAGAATCTTGTAATAGGAATGCAGGATATGGGTGCGGCAGGTTTAACCTGCTCTACTTCTGAGACAGCTTATAAGGCTTCTATGGGCATGGAGATAGACTTGCTCTCTGTACCAAGAAGCGAGAAGAAGATGACAGCCTATGAGGTTATGCTCTCTGAGTCTCAAGAAAGGATGCTTGTGATTATAAAACCTAAGAATCTATCAAAGGTAGAGGCTGTTTTAAAAAGTTGGGGCGTACCCTGTAATCTTATCGGCAAGGTAATAAAAGAGAAGGTATTGCGAGTTAAAGAGGGAGATAAGATTGTAGCTGAAGTTACCCCTGCAGCACTTGTTGAAGCCCCTATCTATACCAGAAAGTTTAAAAGACCTGTATATATGGATAAGATTTCAAAGCTTAATCTGGATGAGATCGAGCAGCCCAAGAGTTTGGGTGATACACTCTTAAAGCTTCTTAAGGCTCCAACAATTAGAAGCAAAGAGTCTCTATATAAGAGATCTAAGACATCTGCAAAGTATATCAATGTTGGACCTGGTTCGGATGCCGCAGTGTTATCTGTTAAAGGAACTAGTAAAAAGATAGCAGTGACTGTAGATGGTAATTCAACCTATACTCTGCTTGACCCTAATAAAGGCGGCCAAATTGCTGTGGCTGAAGCTGCGCGTAATCTTGCTGTTAGCGGTGCTCGTCCTTTAGGTATAACAGATGGTTTAAATTACGGCAGTCCTTATAATGAAGGTGTCTACTGGCAGTTCAGACAGTCTGTCATAGGTATGAGTAAGGCAGCAAAAGAGTTAAGTATCCCTATTGTTAGCGGTAATGTAAGCTTTAACAACGAAAACCCCAAGGGTTCAATCAACCCTTCGCTTCTAGTAGGCATGGTTGGAGTTATTAGCAGAGGTGTAAAACCGATGACGCAGAACTTTAAATCATCAGATAATGTGATTATTCTTCTGGGCAGCACTAAAAATGAGTTAGGCGGCAGTGAATACTTAAAGACTATCCATGGTAAGAAGATAGGCAAGGCTCCGTCTATCAATCTTGATTCAGAGAAAAAGCTTCAGAGAGCAGTCTTATCGTTGATAGAGAAAAATATCTTACTCTCTGCGCATGACTGTTCTGAAGGCGGCTTGGCTGTTGCTATAGCAGAGTCCTGTATCTCAGGCAGTAAAAAGGTAGGTGCTAATATTGAGATCAACTCTGTTTTAAGAGATGATCTGCTCCTATTCTCAGAGACTCAATCCAGAGTAGTTCTCTCTTGCAAATCCAAAGATGCTGATAAGGTTCTATCTGAGGCAAAAAGAATAGGTATTCCTTCTAAAATAATAGGGCATACGGGAGGAGCAAGACTTAGAATAGTAAAGAGTGGTAAGAGGTTGTTAGACCTAGAGATCTCTAAGCTAAATAAAGCTTGGAAAGAGAATTTTGTAAAATAAGAGTCATTAAATTATAATTAAGCTAGGGGTTATTTAAAAAAGACCCCTGGCTTTTTATTATCTTAAATCGGCTTGCTTAATAAATCTATCTGGTTTAAAATTATTGAAGCAGAAGGAGGTTAATATATGCCAGGTAAAAGATTGAATAGATCAGAGGTTCTAAGATTAGTTAGAGAGAATGACGTTAAGTTTATACGTTTATGGTTTTCTGATATAACCGGCCAGATGAAAGGTTTTACTATAACACGCGAAGAGCTCTCCGATGCTCTTGAAGGCGGTATGGGGTTTGATGGTTCATCTATCAAGGGTTTTGCACGTATAGATGAATCTGATATGATTGCTCTGCCTGACCCCTCTACTTTTGCAATATTACCGTATAGACCCAGAGAGAAGGCAGTTGCCGGGATGTTATGCGATATCTTAAACCCCGATAAGACTCCTTATCAAGGGGATCCGAGATATGTCTTGAAGAAGACTCTGGAGAAGGCAGAGAGGCTTGGCTATCTCTTCAATATAGGACCTGAATTAGAGTTCTTTATATTTAAAGACGAAAAAGGTACAGAGATTTTAGATGAAGGAGGTTATTTTGACATTACAACTTTAGACGCCGGTAATGAAGTTAGGCGTGAAATTATTTTAACGCTTGAAGAGATGGGGATTCACGTAGAGTATTGCCACCATGAGGTAGCACCATCTCAGCACGAGATAGATTTGCGCTATAAAGATGCTTTAGCTATGGCTGATATCGTTATGGTATATCGCATGGTTGTTAAAGAGATTGCTCAGAAGCACGGGCTCTATGCCACCTTTATGCCTAAGCCTATCTATGGTGTGAATGGCTCTGGCATGCATGTGCATCAATCTCTATTTAAAGAAGATAGAAATGTTTTCTTTGATAGAGAAGATAGAAACAATCTTTCAAAAGAAGCCAAGGGTTATATAGCAGGCGTCTTAAGGCATGCTAAAGAGATTACTCTTGTCTGTAACCAGTGGGTTAACTCTTACAAGAGGCTTGTCCCGGGTTATGAAGCTCCGATCTATATCTGCTGGGCTCATCGTAATCGCTCTTCTTTGATCCGTGTGCCGATGTATAAGCCGGGAGAAGAGAAGGCTATGCGTATTGAGTTTCGTTCACCGGATCCAGCTTGTAACCCCTATCTTGCTTTTGCCTCCATGCTTACAGCAGGGTTAAAAGGTATAGAGAATGACTACCCGCTCCAAGAACCCCTCGAGAAGGATGTCTATCGCCTGACGGTTGAAGAGATGGAAGAGCTTGGCATTGGGTCTCTGCCCGGTAGTTTGATAGAGGCGATTGAGGTTGCTGAAGGTAGCGAGCTTTTGCATGAGACCTTAGGTGAACACGTCTTCTCTAACCTAATAATGGCCAAGAAGATTGAATGGGACGAATATAGAAAGCGTGTCCATGATTATGAGATAGATACATACCTTCCTGTTTTATGAGGGCCTACAAAAAACATGTTGAGACTCTAAGTGAGATAAGTAAGGCTATAACATCCGATCTATATTTAGAGGATGTCTTAAAGCTGATTGTTACTCTAACCGCTAATGTTATGGGGGCTAAGATCTGCTCTCTATGGTTATTAGAAAAAGATACAGGCGGACTCAGGATACGCGCTACTCAGGCTATGAGTGAAAGATATTTAAAAGAGAGGACTCTTGAAGCAGGAGAGGGTATAGTAGGTCTTGTGGCTAAGAGTAAGAAGCCAAAGATAGTGGAGAACGTTTTTAAGGATAAGATATTTAAAGAGAAAAAGTTGGCCAAAGAAGAAGGTCTTGTCTCTATGCTTAGCGTGCCTATGATGGTTAAGAACAGTCTGATAGGGGTTATAAATCTATACACTACTGAGAGTTACAAATTTAGTAAAGGTGATATTCTGCTTCTGACTGCTGTAGCTAACCAGGCTGCTGTTGCAATTGAGAATACAGAGCTTCTGATAAAGACGCAGCTTGCCCAAGCTGAACTTGATGCACGTAAAAAGATTGAACGTGCAAAAGGAATATTAATGAAGGAACAGAATCTTGATGAAGATGAAGCATTTAGATTGATGCGTAACTCCAGCATGGATAAGAGAGTATCTATGAAGAATATAGCTGAGGCTATAATCTTATCTTATGATATAAGAAAGTCTAGAAAAGGCTGATGCTCCATTTTGCTGTGCAGGACTCTATAAGAACAGAATCTTAATAGCCCCTTCTGTTATTTTTGCGAATGATTTTTAGATCCAGCTTTAATTGAGTAATATAAAAAGAAAGACGGTAAAGTAAATCTGGTTTTAGCTAAAATTAGATTATTATATTATCAGGTACTACGGTATTTTTCGGTATAACTGTAATACCATTCTTTATTACATAGTATTCACTCTCTGCTTCTTGGATATTGTTTTGATTTATTATTTTTACTCCTGAGCCTAACTTAACGTTTTTATCTATTATTGCTTTTTTTATCTGGCAGTCTTTCCCTATTCCTACGACTGGGTCTTCTGCATTTATATCATAAAAGTCATTACCCATGATTATAGAGTCTTCTATTACTGTGCCATCATCTATAAAGCTACGCAGACCTATGATAGAGTGTGATATTTTCGCCTTTTTAATTATAGTTCCTTCTGCGATTTTAGAATGTGAAATCTCACTGTTATTTATTTTTGATAGAGGCAGATAGCGGGGCCTTGTATAGAACGGCCACTCTTCATCAAAAAGATTTAAAGGGGGTATATCTATTGTAAAGGCTAGATTCTCGTCATAAAAAGATTTTACTGTTCCAATATCTTTCCAGTAGCCGCTGTGTGTATAGGCATAGGCTCTCTTCTCTTCTATTGCATTTGGTATAATCTCTTTGCCGAAATCAAACTTATTGCTATTTTTTGACAGTAGTTCAAATAGAACCTCTTTTTGAAAAAAGTATATCCCCATTGAAGCCAAGAATCTCTCTTCGCCGTTAATATTTAGAGATAGTCTCTCTATATCTGTGTCGCTTGACGGTTTTTCCATAAATTTTTTTATTCTATAATCTTTATCAGTTGCCATAATTCCAAGGTTTGGCGTATCTTCTTTTGAAACTGGATTGCAGGCAATGGTAAGTTCCGATTCTTTCTTGATGTGGAAGTTTATTAAATATTCAAAATTCATTTTGTAGAGTTGATCCCCCGAGAGTATCAGAATATGTTTTATTCTGGGGTCGTTGAAATGTTTGAGACACTTTCTTACAGCATCAGCTGAGCCTTGAAACCAGTCGCTCTCATCTGCTGATTGCTCTGCTGCCAATATATCTACGAAGCCCTGTGAATAGTGGCTTAACTTATAAGTTCTTGTTATATGCTTGTTTAAAGAGGCAGAATTGAATTGGGTCAATATCCATATCCTATTTAAACCAGAATTAAGACAGTTGCTTATTGGAACATCTATGAGGCGGTATTTGCCGATTAGAGGTACTGCAGGTTTTGCTCTATACTTGGTAAGAGGGTATAGCCTTGCTCCTCTTCCGCCGCCCAGTATGAGACAGAGTATATCTTTCATTCAAAACATATTAGTCCGAAACAGAGATATCTTCAATAATTAAAGTAAGCAGCCTAATTAATGCTTTAATTTCCAATAGTGAGGATTTTTTATAGAGCAATACAGCAATATTTTTTCAAAGTTGATAGAAATTATAGACAAGACACCAGAGATGTTTGATAAGGCGATAGAGATGGCGGAGGAAGCGGTGAAAAGAGGAATAGATCCTAGTTTTTATCTTGGAAGATAATATATTTTTTGTTTGACAGAGACTATAGTTTAAAAGATACTATTAGTCAGACGATGTGGTTATAAAATTGGCAAAGTTGCCCGGCTCTGGGGTGGAAGTCGGGCTTTTTCATTTTAGGCTGTACGAAGTTTATTATGATAGAGGCTAAATTAAAAGAGCTGCTTAAAGATGTAACATTTATTGATATTGCAAGCTGTGATTTTAAGGGGCGTCCTAATGCTGCGCCTAAGTTTTTATTAAAATATGTTGGAAATTTAATATATTTAATAGATTACATAATAGGAAGAACTTATGATAATCTAAAAATCAATCCTAGAGTATCACTCCCTGTTATGGATTTTGACACTCTCAATGGTTATCAGATAAACGGAGAGGGGCAGATTTTAGAGAGCGGCGCAGAATATGATAAACTTGCCAAGGAGCTTAGGGAGAAAATAAAAAGATTATCAGTAGATAGGCTTATTGAAGGTTTAAAGAGCGAGAGGATACACGATAGTTTTGAAATAGTATTTCCTAAAAGAGTAGTTATCTTTAAAATTAAAGTTAAAGAGGTAGTCGAAATAGGGCCGACTGGTGAATTAAAAAGGGAGAAAATTTAGATAAAGAAAACTCAAACTATAATGATCTGGTTTCTGCCTTTAATCACTATTGGAGGGTTGTTTTATCCTCTCTTAGGTTATCTTGTCATTGCGATGATGGCTACATTATTGATGCTCTTATTTTTTAAAAAGAGGTACTGGTGTTGGAATCTCTATCCGCGAGGTGCATTCTTAGACGGCGTTATGTCCAAAGCAAGTCTTAAAAAACCGGTTCCAAAATTATTTACAAAACAGCGGTTTCGCCGGGTTATTTTGTTTATTTTTATGCTTATCATTGTATATCGCATGATAAATACAGGCGGAGATATTTTAGCTATTGGGGCCGTTTTTGTCTCAGCCTGTCTTATTACTACCATAATAGTAATTATTATGGCTGTTGTTGTAAAACCAAGAGCGTGGTGTAGTATCTGCCCAATGGGTACATTGCAGGATAAGGTAAGTAAAATTGGAATGTAGCTGTTTTCAGTTGCGAATTTAATGAGGTATATTATTCCATCTGTTTTTCTTGCTATAATTTGAAACTACTCTTGACATAATCAGTATGGCATTTAAAATGGTTTGAACAAAAAGGAGGATTTAGATGAGTCTTAAAGAGATCACAATGGACGAGTTGAACGTTGAGAGTTTTATTAAAGAGAAGATAGAAGATCTTAAGAGCATAGCAGGAAAGGCAATAGCTATCAATGCATTGTCTGGCGGTGTTGACTCATCAGTAGTTACTATGCTTGCTCACCGTGCTTTAGGGGTCAACCTAAAGACGTGCTTCATTGATTCAGGTCTTATGCGTCAGGGAGAACCAGAATATATTGTAAATCTTTTTAATGATATGGGAGTCAGAGTTGAGCTCATAGACGCAGGAGATGATTTTTTTGGTGCACTTTCAGGTTTAGAAGATCCTGAAGAGAAACGCGAATCTATCACCCAGACTTTCTATAAGACTGTGTTTGGCAGGATAGTTAAAGAGAGCGGAGCAAAGTTCTTGCTTCATGGTACAAACTATACTGATGTTGAAGAGACAATAGCAGGAGTTAAGAGGCAGCATAATATCATAGAGCAGCTTGGCATAGATCCTGAGAAGGCTTTTGGTTATAAGGTGCTGGAGCCTCTGGCTGCACTTAGAAAAGAGGCGATAAGAGAGGTCGGTAAAGAGCTGGGATTACCCCAAGAGATATACGCCAGGCCTCCTTTTCCAGGTCCTGCTCTTGCAGCACGTGTAATAGGTGAGATTACGCCTAACCGTGTCAGCGTGGTTAGAGCTGCTACAGTTATAGTAGAAGAAGAGTTAAAAGATTCAGGGGCGTTTCAGTACCTTGCAATTTTACATAAAGATAGAGTTACTGGAATGAGGGATGGCAAGCGGGACTTTGGTCTTCAGATTGAAGTTAGATGTTGGGATAGCCGCGATGCAACAGTCGGTACCCCTACAGATCTTTCTTTTGATACTTTAAAAAGGTTAGGGGATAGAATATCAAAAGAGGTTCCAGGCGTTGTAAGTGTTACTTATAATATTACTTCTAAGCCGCCGTCAACGATAGAGGCTATATAAATTTAGTTCCGATTATTAGTGAAAGGTAGCTATAGAGAAGTAGATTCCAAATCCTATTAGGGTAAGTCCGCAGATAAATGTAATTATTCTGTATATTCTATCTGATATGAATCTCCTGCCTTTACTTATTGTTAGAGAGACAATACTATACCAGCTGAGGTCAGCAAAAATATGGCCTATTAAAAATACTCCA from Candidatus Kaelpia imicola includes the following:
- the gdhA gene encoding NADP-specific glutamate dehydrogenase, with product MSVTGYVKNVLETVKKRNPGELEFHQAVTEVLESLIPVVDKHPEFEDAALLERIVEPERQIIFRVPWQDDKGKTYVNRAFRVQFNSALGPYKGGIRFHPSVYIGIIKFLGFEQVFKNSLTGLMMGGGKGGSDFDPKGKSDSEVMRFCQSFMSELSRHIGADTDIPAGDIGVGGREIGYMFGQWKRLTGLFNGVLTGKGLDFGGSLVRTEATGYGCVYFCQEMLKDRGTSFEGKTVVISGSGNVAIYAAEKAQELGAKVVALSDSSGFIYDKDGIKLDTVKQLKEVERKRIKEYLNEHKSAEYHEGCSGIWNIKCDVALPSATQNELDEKAAEVLIKNGCIAVAEGANMPSAPEAIELFLKNKVSFGPGKAANAGGVATSGLEMAQNSQRLGWSFEEVDKNLYQIMVDIYESARAAAEEHGTPGNLVNGANIAGFLKVARAMMDQGLV
- the purL gene encoding phosphoribosylformylglycinamidine synthase subunit PurL encodes the protein MKRDIIEEMGLSYEEYKMIKKVIKREPNYTELGMFSAMWSEHCSYKNSKKVFKFMPTKGRNVLQGPGENSGVVDMGDEIGVAIKIESHNHPSAIEPYEAAATGGGGCLRDVFTMGARPIALLGSLRLGNLDKPRTKYLLKNIAKGFVDYANKVDMPVVGGEIYFDESYEGNPLVNAFTVGVVKHKDIVTARAKGVGSLVLIIGRATGRDGVEGAAMASAGLTEEATKKSSAVAIGDPKMGKVLREACLELIRKNLVIGMQDMGAAGLTCSTSETAYKASMGMEIDLLSVPRSEKKMTAYEVMLSESQERMLVIIKPKNLSKVEAVLKSWGVPCNLIGKVIKEKVLRVKEGDKIVAEVTPAALVEAPIYTRKFKRPVYMDKISKLNLDEIEQPKSLGDTLLKLLKAPTIRSKESLYKRSKTSAKYINVGPGSDAAVLSVKGTSKKIAVTVDGNSTYTLLDPNKGGQIAVAEAARNLAVSGARPLGITDGLNYGSPYNEGVYWQFRQSVIGMSKAAKELSIPIVSGNVSFNNENPKGSINPSLLVGMVGVISRGVKPMTQNFKSSDNVIILLGSTKNELGGSEYLKTIHGKKIGKAPSINLDSEKKLQRAVLSLIEKNILLSAHDCSEGGLAVAIAESCISGSKKVGANIEINSVLRDDLLLFSETQSRVVLSCKSKDADKVLSEAKRIGIPSKIIGHTGGARLRIVKSGKRLLDLEISKLNKAWKENFVK
- a CDS encoding glutamine synthetase family protein, with product MPGKRLNRSEVLRLVRENDVKFIRLWFSDITGQMKGFTITREELSDALEGGMGFDGSSIKGFARIDESDMIALPDPSTFAILPYRPREKAVAGMLCDILNPDKTPYQGDPRYVLKKTLEKAERLGYLFNIGPELEFFIFKDEKGTEILDEGGYFDITTLDAGNEVRREIILTLEEMGIHVEYCHHEVAPSQHEIDLRYKDALAMADIVMVYRMVVKEIAQKHGLYATFMPKPIYGVNGSGMHVHQSLFKEDRNVFFDREDRNNLSKEAKGYIAGVLRHAKEITLVCNQWVNSYKRLVPGYEAPIYICWAHRNRSSLIRVPMYKPGEEKAMRIEFRSPDPACNPYLAFASMLTAGLKGIENDYPLQEPLEKDVYRLTVEEMEELGIGSLPGSLIEAIEVAEGSELLHETLGEHVFSNLIMAKKIEWDEYRKRVHDYEIDTYLPVL
- a CDS encoding ANTAR domain-containing protein, coding for MRAYKKHVETLSEISKAITSDLYLEDVLKLIVTLTANVMGAKICSLWLLEKDTGGLRIRATQAMSERYLKERTLEAGEGIVGLVAKSKKPKIVENVFKDKIFKEKKLAKEEGLVSMLSVPMMVKNSLIGVINLYTTESYKFSKGDILLLTAVANQAAVAIENTELLIKTQLAQAELDARKKIERAKGILMKEQNLDEDEAFRLMRNSSMDKRVSMKNIAEAIILSYDIRKSRKG
- a CDS encoding glucose-1-phosphate adenylyltransferase, translated to MKDILCLILGGGRGARLYPLTKYRAKPAVPLIGKYRLIDVPISNCLNSGLNRIWILTQFNSASLNKHITRTYKLSHYSQGFVDILAAEQSADESDWFQGSADAVRKCLKHFNDPRIKHILILSGDQLYKMNFEYLINFHIKKESELTIACNPVSKEDTPNLGIMATDKDYRIKKFMEKPSSDTDIERLSLNINGEERFLASMGIYFFQKEVLFELLSKNSNKFDFGKEIIPNAIEEKRAYAYTHSGYWKDIGTVKSFYDENLAFTIDIPPLNLFDEEWPFYTRPRYLPLSKINNSEISHSKIAEGTIIKKAKISHSIIGLRSFIDDGTVIEDSIIMGNDFYDINAEDPVVGIGKDCQIKKAIIDKNVKLGSGVKIINQNNIQEAESEYYVIKNGITVIPKNTVVPDNIII
- a CDS encoding pyridoxamine 5'-phosphate oxidase family protein, which encodes MIEAKLKELLKDVTFIDIASCDFKGRPNAAPKFLLKYVGNLIYLIDYIIGRTYDNLKINPRVSLPVMDFDTLNGYQINGEGQILESGAEYDKLAKELREKIKRLSVDRLIEGLKSERIHDSFEIVFPKRVVIFKIKVKEVVEIGPTGELKREKI
- a CDS encoding 4Fe-4S binding protein gives rise to the protein MIWFLPLITIGGLFYPLLGYLVIAMMATLLMLLFFKKRYWCWNLYPRGAFLDGVMSKASLKKPVPKLFTKQRFRRVILFIFMLIIVYRMINTGGDILAIGAVFVSACLITTIIVIIMAVVVKPRAWCSICPMGTLQDKVSKIGM
- a CDS encoding ATP-binding protein, yielding MSLKEITMDELNVESFIKEKIEDLKSIAGKAIAINALSGGVDSSVVTMLAHRALGVNLKTCFIDSGLMRQGEPEYIVNLFNDMGVRVELIDAGDDFFGALSGLEDPEEKRESITQTFYKTVFGRIVKESGAKFLLHGTNYTDVEETIAGVKRQHNIIEQLGIDPEKAFGYKVLEPLAALRKEAIREVGKELGLPQEIYARPPFPGPALAARVIGEITPNRVSVVRAATVIVEEELKDSGAFQYLAILHKDRVTGMRDGKRDFGLQIEVRCWDSRDATVGTPTDLSFDTLKRLGDRISKEVPGVVSVTYNITSKPPSTIEAI